One Eriocheir sinensis breed Jianghai 21 chromosome 67, ASM2467909v1, whole genome shotgun sequence DNA segment encodes these proteins:
- the LOC126987872 gene encoding basic proline-rich protein-like: MWPPPAARRPPLPPADESNLGGQPLLAVIGGGGVKVYPRRTAAAPRASLAGHGVRAAAARESVQMRAPGDPRSSPTGTVRPPSRPCGLLAGPLVPSAEARPPPRGHRRHLAPPRSPPSRVTQAVFHAHATSRGNTGFEHEPQSDGPLPAPAAAAAAPPPGWAPFTCRYSDHFPACSLAPRHPPPPRPVGKRRGACSSPWCSAGLLVPRRGPAEYLRSSPGVWAPQAPLSLLPRGGAAPSGVMTRSDTLRLLQEAAPWPISGPRSAAAPLRSGGLR, encoded by the exons ATgtggccgccgcccgccgcccgccgcccgccgctgcCGCCCGCAGA CGAGAGTAACCTTGGAGGCCAGCCACTCCTGGcggtgattggaggaggaggggtgaaggtgtACCCGCGGCGGACTGCAGCTGCTCCCCGGGCAAGCCTGGCGGGCCACGGGGTAAGAGCAGCAGCAGCTCGGGAGTCGGTACAAATGAGGGCTCCCGGAGACCCTCGAAGCTCTCCCACAGG TACTGTGCGCCCCCCATCACGCCCCTGCGGCCTCCTGGCGGGGCCTCTTGTTCCCTCGGCGGAGGCCAGACCCCCGCCACGGGGCCACCGCCGGCACCTAGCGCCGCCCCGCTCGCCGCCCAGCCGCGTCACGCAGGCAGTGTTTCACGCACACGCGACCTCCCGCGGGAACACAGGCTTTG AACACGAGCCACAATCTGATGGGCCTctccccgcccccgccgccgcagccgccgcgCCTCCTCCCGGCTGGGCACCGTTTACCTGCCGCTACTCCGATCACTTTCCCGCTTGTTCCCTCGCACCCCGCCACCCGCCACCCCCCCGGCCCGTAGGAAAGCGGCGGGGAGCGTGTTCCTCTCCCTGGTGCTCCGCGGGGCTCCTTGTTCCTCGGCGGGGTCCTGCGGAGTACCTAAGGAGCTCGCCGGGCGTctggg CACCCCAGGCCCCCCTCTCCCTACTcccgcggggcggggcggcacccTCAGGCGTCATGACACGTAGTGACACGCTCAGGCTGCTGCAGGAGGCAGCGCCGTGGCCAATCTCAGGACCCCGCTCCGCCGCGGCGCCGCTCCGCTCAGGCGGCCTCAGATGA